The Pirellulales bacterium genome contains a region encoding:
- a CDS encoding HDOD domain-containing protein, producing the protein MASIEATQATDLDRILAAGQLPALPQSAIRILELSKDPDNGPAEFAVPIEADAGLTGQVLQFVNSSYFGFSREISSIKLAITLVGIRTIKNFTLWSAVFSLMPNPKCGPLDLKSLWQDSLRRALAARQIGKLLGLKDADEAFAAGLLQDMAIPLLAKELPETYVELLNARELGKYRLSDLERERFGWTHAEAAARMGRRWDLPNELIEPIAEHIDAAKIVGDTTKSAGTRAVALSALLPAAIDECWVECMQFEELYQSVRGHGPSVAEFLAKVDEEFLEFAPVLQMSAPAKSLVDCYQEVAAAT; encoded by the coding sequence ATGGCTAGCATCGAAGCGACGCAAGCGACCGATCTCGATCGAATCCTCGCGGCAGGACAACTACCCGCGCTTCCGCAGAGCGCGATCCGCATTCTCGAACTTTCGAAAGATCCCGACAATGGCCCCGCCGAGTTCGCGGTGCCGATCGAAGCCGATGCCGGCTTGACGGGCCAAGTGCTGCAGTTCGTCAACTCGTCCTACTTCGGCTTCTCGCGCGAGATCTCGAGCATCAAGCTGGCGATCACCCTGGTCGGCATCCGCACGATCAAGAACTTCACGCTGTGGAGCGCGGTGTTCAGCTTGATGCCGAATCCAAAGTGCGGTCCTCTCGATCTGAAGAGCCTGTGGCAGGATTCGCTACGCCGTGCGCTGGCCGCTCGCCAGATCGGCAAGCTGCTGGGCCTGAAGGATGCCGACGAGGCATTCGCCGCAGGCCTGCTGCAAGACATGGCGATTCCGCTGTTGGCCAAGGAGCTGCCCGAAACGTACGTCGAGCTGCTCAACGCCCGCGAACTGGGCAAGTATCGGTTGTCGGATCTCGAGCGCGAACGCTTTGGCTGGACGCACGCCGAAGCCGCGGCTCGCATGGGACGTCGCTGGGATCTGCCGAACGAATTGATCGAGCCGATTGCCGAGCACATCGACGCCGCGAAGATCGTCGGCGACACCACGAAGAGCGCGGGTACCCGTGCCGTCGCCCTCTCGGCCTTGCTGCCCGCCGCGATCGACGAATGCTGGGTTGAGTGCATGCAGTTCGAAGAGCTGTATCAGAGTGTCCGCGGCCATGGTCCGAGTGTGGCCGAGTTCCTGGCCAAGGTCGACGAAGAGTTCCTCGAGTTCGCCCCGGTGCTGCAGATGAGCGCCCCGGCCAAGTCGCTGGTCGACTGCTACCAGGAAGTGGCCGCCGCAACTTGA
- the raiA gene encoding ribosome-associated translation inhibitor RaiA: protein MQINITARHGQLSEATRAKLIAKFEKLPRYFERLTAIDVTVDLEHKEAVKVDVVVSAEHKHDILANETSADLMTAVDTVLHKLERQLTKYKEKVQDHHRTPGLREQSAPAEVETEPETP, encoded by the coding sequence GTGCAGATCAACATCACGGCGCGACATGGGCAATTGAGCGAGGCGACTCGCGCAAAGTTGATCGCCAAGTTCGAGAAGCTGCCCCGCTATTTCGAGCGACTTACGGCAATCGACGTGACGGTCGACCTGGAGCACAAAGAGGCGGTCAAGGTCGACGTGGTCGTTTCGGCCGAACACAAGCACGATATTCTGGCGAATGAAACGTCGGCCGACCTGATGACGGCCGTCGATACCGTATTGCACAAACTGGAACGACAACTCACCAAGTACAAGGAAAAGGTGCAGGACCATCACCGCACGCCCGGCCTGCGCGAGCAATCGGCCCCTGCGGAAGTGGAAACGGAACCCGAGACGCCCTAA
- a CDS encoding PTS sugar transporter subunit IIA, translated as MKFADFVSRDAVKASLAADDKEEVIREMAQALLDAGKIAKNEYDSIVKAILKREELGSTGIGRGVAVPHTKHPGVERLVATVGVSRDGVDFKSLDGEKVHLFFLLISPPDRPGDHLRALENISRQLRDDTFCKFLKQAKSTEEILHLLDEADNNHFA; from the coding sequence ATGAAGTTTGCGGACTTCGTGTCGCGCGACGCCGTCAAGGCGAGTCTCGCGGCCGACGATAAAGAGGAAGTCATCCGCGAGATGGCTCAGGCGCTGCTCGATGCCGGCAAGATCGCCAAGAACGAATACGACAGCATCGTCAAAGCCATTCTGAAGCGCGAGGAGCTCGGGAGCACCGGAATCGGCCGTGGCGTGGCCGTGCCCCACACGAAGCATCCCGGCGTCGAACGCCTGGTGGCCACCGTGGGGGTCAGCCGCGACGGCGTCGATTTCAAAAGCCTCGACGGCGAGAAGGTTCATCTTTTCTTTTTGCTCATCTCCCCTCCCGACCGGCCAGGCGATCACCTGCGTGCGCTCGAGAATATCTCGCGCCAGTTGCGTGACGACACGTTCTGTAAGTTCCTGAAACAGGCGAAAAGCACGGAAGAGATTTTGCATCTCTTGGACGAAGCGGATAACAACCACTTCGCCTGA
- a CDS encoding HPr family phosphocarrier protein: MNEPQCSRKVVINNPQGLHARPADLFTRTANRYEARIIVVKDNNRVDGKSILDLLTLAAEAGTELTIEAAGRDADEALEALAGLIVANFEDESTRPAPPH, from the coding sequence ATGAACGAGCCGCAGTGCAGCCGTAAGGTCGTGATCAACAATCCGCAGGGCTTGCACGCGCGCCCTGCCGACTTGTTCACGCGCACGGCCAACCGCTACGAGGCGCGGATCATCGTCGTCAAAGACAACAACCGCGTCGACGGCAAGAGCATTCTGGATTTGCTGACCCTCGCCGCCGAGGCGGGCACGGAACTGACGATCGAGGCCGCCGGCCGCGACGCCGACGAGGCGCTCGAAGCACTGGCCGGGCTGATCGTCGCCAATTTCGAGGACGAATCAACGCGACCGGCGCCGCCCCACTAG
- the ptsP gene encoding phosphoenolpyruvate--protein phosphotransferase translates to MQRLQGIAVSPGVAIGEAFVMDQEGFRIPRRFVARDAVVDELARLAQACEASCREVEVNRDTVNRELGQQYGAIFEAHLQMLRDPRLHTELDEMIRDRHYSPEYAVSRVMRRYVKVFQNLENSYLADRAHDIIDIERRLLRNLLGLRREEISQLTSPVVVLAHNLTPSETANLDRQFVRGFVTEIGGPGSHTAIVAGALEIPAVVGMGAFLSDVSGGDLVIIDGDRGEVILHPDEETIARYRHEAEESRSLAARLETLRDLPAETTDGVRITLLGNIEFPHEVRHCLDRGADGIGLYRTEFLYLGAETEPNEETHYEAYVRVAEAMGTRPVVIRTLDLGADKVTGVNPSTVERNPFLGLRSIRVSLRNLPLFRTQLRAILRASVRGNLRIMFPLISTLVELRQAKMVLADVMEDLEESGVEFDRNVSIGMMVEVPSTVVMLDHFMSDADFISIGTNDLIQYTLAVDRDNKDVAALYNASDPAVLRLLQMAVQGAQGRPVNVCGQMSGSPPYTMLLLGLGLRQLSVTPSAIPEIKKICRSVSIAHCEDVARHALTLENARDVKNYLKEELKKILPELAD, encoded by the coding sequence ATGCAACGCTTACAAGGGATAGCCGTTTCGCCAGGTGTCGCCATCGGCGAGGCGTTCGTAATGGACCAGGAGGGATTCCGCATCCCTCGCCGGTTCGTTGCGCGCGACGCGGTGGTCGATGAGCTTGCGCGCCTGGCCCAGGCCTGCGAGGCCTCGTGTCGCGAGGTCGAGGTCAACCGCGACACGGTGAATCGTGAGTTGGGGCAGCAGTACGGCGCCATCTTCGAGGCGCATCTGCAGATGCTACGCGATCCCCGGCTCCACACCGAGCTGGACGAGATGATCCGCGACCGGCACTACTCGCCCGAGTACGCGGTCAGCCGCGTCATGCGGCGGTACGTCAAAGTCTTCCAGAACCTCGAGAATTCCTACCTCGCCGACCGCGCGCACGACATCATCGATATCGAACGCCGCCTGCTGCGCAATCTGCTGGGGCTGCGTCGCGAAGAGATCTCGCAGCTTACGTCGCCGGTCGTCGTGCTGGCGCACAACCTCACCCCCAGCGAGACGGCCAATCTCGACCGGCAGTTCGTGCGCGGCTTCGTGACCGAGATCGGCGGGCCCGGCAGCCATACGGCCATCGTCGCCGGCGCGCTCGAGATTCCCGCCGTCGTCGGCATGGGGGCCTTCCTCAGCGACGTGTCGGGGGGCGATCTCGTCATCATCGACGGCGATCGCGGCGAGGTGATCCTGCATCCCGACGAGGAGACGATCGCCCGCTACCGCCACGAGGCGGAAGAGAGCCGCTCGCTGGCCGCGCGGCTCGAGACGTTGCGCGATCTGCCGGCCGAGACCACCGACGGCGTGCGCATCACGCTGCTGGGGAACATCGAGTTTCCGCACGAAGTGCGGCATTGCCTCGATCGTGGCGCCGATGGCATCGGGCTGTACCGCACGGAGTTTCTCTACCTGGGCGCCGAGACCGAGCCCAACGAAGAGACTCACTACGAGGCCTACGTGCGCGTGGCGGAGGCGATGGGCACGCGCCCCGTGGTGATCCGCACGCTCGACCTGGGCGCGGACAAGGTGACCGGCGTGAATCCCAGCACCGTCGAACGCAATCCGTTCCTCGGGCTGCGCAGCATCCGCGTGTCGCTCCGCAACCTGCCCCTGTTCCGCACGCAGTTGCGCGCGATCCTGCGGGCGAGCGTGCGCGGCAATTTGCGAATCATGTTCCCGCTCATCTCGACCTTGGTCGAGCTGCGTCAGGCGAAGATGGTGCTGGCCGACGTGATGGAGGATCTGGAAGAGAGCGGCGTGGAGTTCGATCGCAACGTTTCGATCGGCATGATGGTCGAGGTGCCGTCGACGGTGGTGATGCTCGATCACTTCATGTCGGATGCGGATTTCATCAGCATCGGCACGAACGACCTGATCCAGTACACGTTGGCGGTCGACCGCGACAACAAGGATGTGGCGGCGTTGTACAACGCCTCGGACCCCGCCGTGCTGCGCCTGCTGCAGATGGCCGTGCAGGGCGCGCAGGGTCGGCCGGTCAACGTGTGCGGCCAGATGAGCGGCAGCCCCCCCTACACGATGTTGCTGCTGGGGCTGGGGCTGCGCCAGTTGAGCGTGACGCCCAGTGCGATCCCCGAGATCAAGAAGATTTGCCGTAGCGTCTCGATCGCCCATTGCGAGGACGTGGCGCGACACGCGCTCACGCTCGAGAACGCGCGCGACGTGAAGAACTACCTGAAGGAGGAGCTGAAGAAGATTCTGCCCGAGTTGGCAGACTGA
- a CDS encoding TIGR03936 family radical SAM-associated protein, which translates to MLRRRIRIRFRKIDDVRQISHLDLIRTMERLFRRAGLQLGMSEGFHPKPRMSFPSALAVGIAGLDEVMEVELNEDRSAETLHALLVRHAPPGLEIVSVEALAEGAPKPRVARVRLEMPVPTERQAAARQRIAWLMAETTYPVDRGTTHNPIDLRPYLEALALDEGTLRIQLRVTQQGTGRPREVLAALGLEDLEQQGFHLTRTAVELEA; encoded by the coding sequence ATGTTACGTAGGCGAATTCGCATCCGATTTCGCAAGATCGACGACGTGCGGCAGATCAGTCACCTGGATCTGATCCGGACGATGGAGCGGCTGTTTCGCCGCGCGGGACTGCAGCTTGGCATGAGCGAGGGGTTTCATCCCAAGCCGCGCATGAGCTTCCCGTCGGCGCTGGCCGTAGGCATTGCCGGGTTGGACGAAGTGATGGAGGTCGAGCTGAACGAGGACCGATCGGCCGAAACGCTTCACGCCCTGTTGGTGCGGCATGCGCCGCCGGGTTTGGAGATCGTCTCGGTCGAAGCGCTCGCCGAAGGGGCGCCGAAGCCCCGCGTGGCGCGCGTCCGGCTCGAGATGCCCGTGCCCACCGAACGCCAGGCGGCCGCGCGTCAGCGCATCGCGTGGCTCATGGCCGAGACGACCTACCCGGTCGACCGCGGCACGACGCACAACCCGATCGATCTGCGTCCCTATCTCGAAGCGCTCGCGCTCGATGAAGGCACGCTGCGGATCCAATTGCGAGTCACCCAACAAGGGACTGGCCGCCCGCGCGAAGTGCTCGCGGCGCTCGGACTGGAAGACCTGGAACAGCAGGGCTTCCACCTGACGCGCACAGCCGTCGAGCTCGAAGCCTGA
- a CDS encoding Rne/Rng family ribonuclease, which produces MKQEMLINVSQPEECRIAIVEDGVLEELYIERASQNNYVGNIYKGKVVNLEPSIQAAFVDFGVGRNGFLHISDVEPQYFRQGGYDPGKPIEFGGRNGRNSDIDLGDDDEVPNEEGVSNGGHNGRHERGRRRPPRAGARPRIKPPIQEILRRGDEVLVQVIKEGIGTKGPTLSTYISIPGRYLVLMPALGRVGVSRKIEDDDVRRKLRDVMLELNPPKGLGFIIRTAGSDRTKKELSRDLAYLLRLWKVIVRRIRKYPGPIAIYEESDMIIRTIRDIFTGDVDTIYIDEASAYERAKEFLQMVMPRYVHRLKLYEGREPLFHKYHLDEEISKIHRRDVPLRAGGSIVIDQTEALVAIDVNSGNFRADDSAEETAYQMNLNAAREIARQLRLRDLGGVIVNDFIDMRKERHRRNVERALRDAVKRDRARTKILRTSPFGLIEMTRQRIRPSLKRSVFKDCPGCTGTGVVKTAESMAIEVVRLLMLACQQEDVSKVTIAVADDVSSYLNNRKRRELARLEDENDLTIQVLGREGATPEFLLIECEDETGRPVKFLPGDGSTNQHSGDRVRSSS; this is translated from the coding sequence ATGAAGCAAGAGATGCTGATCAACGTATCGCAGCCGGAAGAATGCCGCATTGCGATCGTCGAAGATGGCGTGCTCGAAGAGTTGTATATCGAGCGCGCGAGCCAGAACAACTACGTCGGCAACATCTACAAGGGCAAGGTCGTCAACCTCGAACCGAGCATTCAGGCCGCCTTTGTCGACTTCGGCGTCGGTCGCAACGGATTTCTGCACATCAGCGACGTCGAGCCGCAGTACTTTCGCCAGGGGGGGTACGACCCCGGCAAGCCGATCGAATTCGGCGGCCGCAACGGCCGCAATTCCGATATCGATCTGGGAGACGATGACGAAGTTCCCAACGAAGAGGGGGTGAGCAACGGCGGCCACAATGGCCGCCACGAGCGCGGGCGCCGTCGGCCACCGCGCGCCGGAGCGCGGCCGCGCATCAAACCGCCGATTCAAGAGATCCTGCGTCGCGGTGACGAGGTGCTGGTGCAGGTCATCAAGGAAGGTATCGGTACGAAGGGCCCCACGCTCTCCACCTACATCAGTATCCCGGGCCGCTACCTCGTGTTGATGCCTGCGTTGGGGCGCGTCGGTGTCTCGCGCAAGATCGAAGACGATGACGTGCGCCGCAAGCTGCGCGACGTGATGCTCGAGTTGAATCCGCCCAAGGGGCTCGGCTTCATCATTCGCACGGCCGGCTCCGATCGTACGAAGAAAGAACTCTCGCGCGATCTGGCCTACCTGCTGCGCCTGTGGAAGGTGATCGTGCGGCGCATTCGCAAGTACCCCGGTCCCATCGCGATCTACGAAGAAAGCGACATGATCATCCGCACGATCCGCGACATCTTCACGGGGGACGTCGACACGATCTACATCGACGAGGCCTCGGCCTACGAGCGGGCCAAGGAGTTTCTGCAGATGGTGATGCCCCGCTACGTGCATCGCCTCAAGCTCTACGAGGGGCGCGAGCCGCTGTTCCACAAGTACCACCTCGACGAAGAGATCAGCAAGATCCACCGTCGCGATGTGCCGCTGCGGGCCGGCGGGTCGATCGTGATCGATCAGACCGAGGCGCTCGTCGCCATCGACGTGAATAGCGGCAACTTCCGGGCCGACGACTCGGCCGAGGAGACCGCCTACCAGATGAACCTGAACGCCGCTCGCGAGATCGCCCGGCAGCTTCGCCTGCGCGACTTGGGGGGCGTGATCGTGAACGACTTCATCGACATGCGGAAGGAACGCCATCGCCGCAACGTCGAACGGGCCCTGCGCGACGCCGTGAAGCGCGATCGGGCACGCACGAAGATCCTGCGGACCAGCCCCTTTGGGCTGATCGAGATGACCCGGCAGCGAATCCGGCCGAGTCTCAAGCGCAGCGTTTTCAAGGACTGCCCCGGCTGCACCGGCACCGGCGTAGTGAAGACCGCCGAGAGCATGGCCATCGAGGTCGTGCGGCTGCTGATGCTGGCCTGCCAGCAGGAAGACGTCTCGAAGGTCACCATTGCGGTGGCGGACGACGTTTCGAGCTATCTGAACAACCGGAAACGCCGCGAACTGGCCCGGCTCGAGGACGAAAACGACCTCACGATCCAGGTTTTGGGGCGCGAGGGGGCCACGCCGGAGTTTCTGCTGATCGAGTGCGAGGATGAAACGGGCCGGCCGGTCAAATTTTTGCCCGGCGACGGCTCGACCAATCAGCACTCGGGCGATAGAGTAAGGAGTTCCAGCTAG
- the rplU gene encoding 50S ribosomal protein L21 — MYAIIQDGGRQLKVEPGQEVVVDYRDVPKGEKITFDVVAIRDDAGIKLGKPTLSGASVTAEVLGVEMGPKLVVQRLRKRKNSRRRTGHRQIHTTVKIDAING; from the coding sequence ATGTACGCGATCATCCAAGATGGTGGCCGACAGTTGAAGGTCGAGCCCGGTCAAGAAGTCGTCGTCGATTACCGTGACGTGCCGAAGGGCGAAAAGATCACCTTCGACGTGGTCGCCATTCGCGACGATGCCGGCATCAAGCTTGGCAAGCCGACGCTCAGTGGCGCTTCGGTCACGGCCGAGGTATTGGGCGTCGAGATGGGCCCCAAGCTTGTCGTGCAGCGTCTGCGCAAGCGTAAGAACAGCCGCCGCCGCACGGGGCACCGTCAGATTCACACGACGGTCAAGATCGACGCGATCAACGGTTAG
- a CDS encoding ABC transporter permease, which yields MSLWKIAWRTVEQRPLASILTGFSMALGVALVVSVLVIHGAVRDSFQRAAQGYHLIVGAKGGRLQLVMNTVFHLSQPIENIPWSYYKEFTEGKFKPYTALAVPYCLGDNYKGFRVVGTTPAMFDQLEYAPGEKYRFSSGENFKEDQFFEAVVGSLVARKTGLRVGDTFKPTHGISTDEKQGKEHDPFKVVGILAPTGTPNDRAVFVNLEGFLLLEGHAKPVEGEDAAAATAEAAHHAYNDGGQPAPLPENQREVTSILVLATNDITSQAIFQAVNEGNVAQAAAPAREVLTLFEGIVGFVQVVLLALTVLIIVVAGIGIMVSIYNSMSERRHDIAVMRALGARRSTVMIVTLLESVLLSLLGGVAGVLLGHGLIGVLDPVLVAQTGVSIGFLKFSPIELVLIPGLVVLASLAGFLPALSAYRTDVAKALNASP from the coding sequence ATGAGTCTCTGGAAAATCGCCTGGCGTACGGTCGAGCAGCGCCCGCTGGCCTCGATTCTGACCGGCTTCTCGATGGCGCTCGGCGTGGCGCTGGTCGTCTCGGTGCTCGTGATTCATGGCGCCGTGCGCGATTCATTTCAGCGCGCGGCGCAGGGCTACCACCTGATCGTCGGCGCGAAGGGGGGCCGCCTGCAACTGGTGATGAACACCGTGTTCCATCTCAGCCAGCCGATCGAGAACATCCCCTGGAGCTATTACAAGGAATTCACCGAGGGGAAGTTCAAGCCCTACACAGCGCTCGCCGTGCCCTACTGCCTGGGAGACAACTACAAGGGTTTTCGCGTTGTCGGCACCACCCCCGCGATGTTCGATCAGCTCGAATATGCCCCCGGCGAGAAGTACAGATTCTCGTCCGGCGAGAACTTCAAGGAGGATCAATTCTTCGAAGCGGTCGTCGGCTCGCTCGTCGCGCGCAAGACGGGCCTTCGGGTAGGCGACACGTTCAAACCGACGCACGGCATCTCGACCGACGAGAAGCAGGGCAAGGAGCACGATCCGTTCAAGGTCGTGGGCATTCTGGCGCCAACGGGCACACCCAACGATCGCGCCGTGTTCGTCAACCTCGAAGGTTTTCTGTTGCTCGAAGGGCACGCCAAGCCGGTCGAAGGGGAGGATGCCGCGGCGGCCACGGCCGAAGCAGCGCACCATGCATACAACGACGGCGGGCAACCGGCGCCGCTGCCCGAGAATCAGCGCGAGGTGACCTCGATCCTCGTCCTCGCCACGAACGACATCACGTCGCAGGCGATCTTCCAGGCGGTGAACGAGGGGAATGTCGCCCAGGCGGCTGCCCCGGCGCGTGAGGTGCTTACGCTGTTCGAGGGGATTGTCGGCTTCGTGCAGGTCGTGCTGCTGGCGTTGACGGTGTTGATCATCGTCGTGGCCGGCATCGGGATCATGGTCAGCATCTACAATTCGATGAGCGAGCGGCGGCACGACATCGCCGTGATGCGGGCCCTGGGGGCACGCCGCTCGACGGTGATGATCGTGACCCTGCTCGAAAGCGTCCTCTTGTCGCTTTTGGGGGGTGTCGCCGGGGTGCTGCTGGGGCACGGCTTGATCGGGGTTCTCGATCCGGTTTTGGTGGCGCAAACGGGCGTTTCGATCGGATTCTTGAAGTTCTCGCCCATTGAGTTAGTTTTGATTCCAGGCTTGGTGGTGCTGGCCTCGCTGGCCGGCTTCTTGCCCGCCCTGTCCGCCTATCGCACCGACGTGGCGAAGGCGCTGAACGCGTCCCCCTAG
- a CDS encoding ABC transporter ATP-binding protein: MLHLRNVRKSFVEPDGSRLPILDVADFQLAAGEQVALVGRSGSGKTTLLHIIAGITRADSGEVCIDGLDITRLSEPSRDRFRADKIGYVFQTFNLLAGFSALENVLLGMTFSGRKSDPARARQLLEQVGLSHRLSHKPTMLSVGEQQRVAVARALANRPKLLLADEPTANVDARHQQQIVDLIRNCCREQQVALLMVTHADQIAAQFERVEHLESFNQVMVGA, from the coding sequence ATGCTGCACCTGCGAAATGTCCGCAAGTCGTTTGTCGAGCCCGATGGGTCGCGGCTGCCCATTCTCGACGTGGCCGACTTTCAGCTCGCCGCCGGCGAGCAGGTGGCCCTGGTCGGGCGCAGCGGATCGGGGAAGACCACCCTGCTGCACATCATCGCCGGCATCACGCGGGCCGACTCGGGCGAGGTATGCATCGACGGGCTCGATATCACGCGGCTCTCCGAACCGAGCCGCGACCGATTTCGCGCCGACAAGATCGGCTACGTCTTTCAAACGTTCAATCTGTTGGCCGGCTTCTCGGCCCTCGAGAACGTGCTGCTCGGCATGACCTTTTCGGGGCGCAAATCCGACCCGGCCCGGGCGCGGCAATTGCTCGAACAGGTCGGCCTCTCCCACCGGCTGTCGCACAAACCAACGATGCTCTCGGTGGGCGAACAGCAGCGCGTGGCCGTGGCCCGGGCGCTGGCGAACCGCCCCAAGCTGCTGCTGGCCGATGAGCCGACGGCCAACGTCGACGCGCGGCACCAGCAGCAGATCGTCGACTTGATCCGCAACTGCTGCCGCGAGCAGCAAGTCGCGCTGTTGATGGTCACGCACGCCGACCAGATCGCCGCGCAGTTCGAGCGCGTGGAACATCTCGAATCGTTCAATCAGGTGATGGTCGGCGCATGA
- the smpB gene encoding SsrA-binding protein SmpB, with product MPSPYSGWACVRVEQHASRHSHLQGDRATAKSNKKAAPDREHDNERLIAQNRKARHEYEVIETLECGIVLVGSEVKSLRTGKMSLDEAYGRIKEGEVWLMGCDIPEYVQANQFNHQPKRPRKLLLHRREIKRFASRAYEKGLTLVPLKMYFKEGKAKVLLGICKGRKLYDKREVMKKNDVKRDIARAMRRG from the coding sequence ATGCCCTCACCGTACTCGGGGTGGGCATGCGTTCGAGTCGAGCAGCATGCGTCGCGACATTCTCATTTGCAGGGAGACCGAGCCACGGCCAAGTCGAATAAGAAAGCAGCGCCCGACCGCGAGCACGACAACGAGCGGTTGATTGCCCAGAATCGCAAGGCGCGCCACGAGTACGAGGTGATCGAGACCCTCGAGTGCGGCATCGTGCTCGTGGGGAGCGAAGTGAAGAGCCTGCGCACCGGCAAGATGTCGCTCGACGAGGCGTACGGCCGCATCAAGGAGGGCGAAGTCTGGCTGATGGGCTGCGACATTCCCGAGTACGTGCAGGCCAACCAATTCAATCACCAGCCCAAGCGTCCGCGCAAGCTGCTCTTGCACCGCCGCGAGATCAAACGTTTTGCCTCACGCGCGTATGAAAAAGGTCTCACGCTCGTCCCCCTGAAGATGTACTTCAAGGAGGGAAAAGCAAAAGTCCTGCTCGGCATCTGCAAGGGGCGCAAGCTGTACGACAAACGCGAGGTGATGAAGAAGAACGACGTCAAACGCGACATCGCCCGGGCGATGCGGCGGGGGTGA
- the lipA gene encoding lipoyl synthase — protein MWRPPWALPDFISTPGTPGWLARRPPRARPFAVSDNTTLLPIIDAPREVAAEPASRLPRWLKRNVPLGNANHYTARLLEELRLETVCDNARCPNRMECYSQKTATFMILGNVCTRPCGFCAVDKGRTQAVEADEPERVAEAALRLGLKHVVITSVTRDDLADGGAEHFYQCVLAVREKTGAAVEVLTPDFLHNRPALDRVIDAAPEVFNHNTETVPRLYRTVRGRKSDYRWTLRLLRRVKERDPGLKTKSGLMLGLGETRDELFDTLADLRDAGCDLLTLGQYLQPSPQHLPVVRYATPEEFDELGEAARRMGFAQVASGPFVRSSYHARDMAKA, from the coding sequence ATGTGGCGACCGCCTTGGGCGCTACCCGATTTCATCTCTACACCGGGCACCCCTGGCTGGCTCGCCCGGCGACCCCCACGCGCGAGGCCGTTCGCCGTGTCGGATAACACGACCTTGTTGCCGATCATCGACGCGCCGCGCGAAGTGGCGGCCGAGCCTGCCTCGCGCCTGCCGCGCTGGCTCAAGCGCAACGTACCGCTGGGAAACGCGAATCACTACACGGCGCGATTGCTCGAGGAACTGCGGCTCGAGACGGTGTGCGACAACGCGCGCTGTCCCAACCGCATGGAGTGCTACTCGCAAAAGACTGCCACGTTCATGATTTTGGGGAACGTCTGCACGCGCCCGTGCGGCTTTTGCGCCGTCGACAAGGGACGCACGCAGGCGGTCGAGGCGGACGAGCCGGAACGTGTCGCCGAAGCGGCCCTGCGGCTCGGGCTCAAGCACGTCGTCATTACGTCGGTCACGCGCGACGATCTCGCCGACGGCGGCGCCGAGCACTTCTACCAGTGCGTGCTCGCCGTGCGAGAAAAGACCGGCGCCGCGGTCGAGGTGCTCACGCCCGACTTCCTGCACAATCGGCCCGCGCTAGACCGAGTGATCGACGCCGCCCCCGAGGTGTTCAATCACAACACGGAGACCGTGCCGCGGCTCTACCGCACCGTGCGTGGACGAAAATCGGATTATCGCTGGACGCTGAGGCTGCTGCGTCGCGTGAAGGAGCGCGATCCCGGCTTGAAGACGAAGAGCGGCCTCATGCTGGGGCTGGGCGAGACGCGCGACGAATTGTTCGACACGCTGGCCGATCTGCGCGACGCGGGCTGCGATCTGCTGACCTTGGGGCAGTATCTGCAGCCCTCGCCGCAGCATCTGCCGGTGGTGCGCTATGCAACGCCCGAGGAGTTCGACGAGCTGGGCGAGGCGGCCCGCCGCATGGGGTTTGCCCAGGTCGCCAGCGGACCCTTCGTGCGGTCGAGCTACCACGCCCGGGACATGGCCAAAGCATAG